In Candidatus Limnocylindria bacterium, the following proteins share a genomic window:
- a CDS encoding ABC transporter permease translates to MSGGAAAVQLPVGDQARREASGYWSDVFWRVRHDPLTLGALGVLALMIALAVGADLLADNFFHVSFSKQDLVNNYRRPTLDEAAWWLGSDRLGRSEIVRLLYGGRVSLFIGTFGALVSVSVGAALGISAGYFRGWWDDVIVWMVTTLNSIPTLFLLIIVGLLFRLDPLSLAVFIGLLGWLGICNISRGQALALREREFVLGARAIGASHVRVMLRHIFPNVLPLLVVIAMIDVGGIILAESALSYLGFGIQPPVPSWGNMLNGASQFLSRAPWLVYGPGLAISLTILCLYLIGDGLRDALDPRLRGLGGGRPRH, encoded by the coding sequence ATGTCCGGCGGAGCGGCCGCGGTTCAGCTACCCGTGGGGGACCAGGCGCGCCGTGAGGCGTCGGGCTATTGGTCTGACGTCTTCTGGCGGGTACGCCACGATCCCCTGACGCTCGGCGCGCTCGGTGTGCTCGCGCTCATGATCGCTCTTGCGGTCGGAGCTGATCTCCTCGCCGACAACTTCTTCCATGTCTCGTTCTCGAAGCAGGACCTCGTGAACAACTACCGCCGCCCGACGCTGGACGAGGCTGCCTGGTGGCTGGGCAGCGACCGCCTGGGCCGCAGCGAGATCGTCCGCCTCCTGTACGGCGGACGCGTCTCGCTCTTCATCGGAACGTTCGGCGCGCTCGTGTCGGTCAGCGTGGGCGCGGCACTCGGCATCTCGGCTGGCTACTTCCGCGGGTGGTGGGACGACGTCATCGTGTGGATGGTCACCACGCTCAACAGCATCCCAACCCTGTTCCTGCTGATCATCGTCGGCCTGCTGTTCAGGCTCGACCCGTTGTCGCTCGCGGTGTTCATCGGGCTCCTGGGGTGGTTGGGCATCTGCAACATCTCGCGCGGCCAGGCGCTCGCGCTGCGCGAACGCGAGTTCGTCCTGGGCGCACGCGCGATCGGAGCCTCGCACGTGCGCGTCATGCTTCGTCACATCTTCCCGAACGTCCTGCCGCTGCTCGTCGTCATCGCGATGATCGACGTGGGCGGGATCATCCTGGCCGAGTCGGCGCTCTCATATCTGGGCTTTGGCATCCAGCCGCCCGTTCCGTCGTGGGGGAACATGCTCAACGGCGCAAGCCAGTTCCTCTCGCGTGCGCCATGGCTGGTGTATGGCCCCGGGCTTGCGATCTCGCTGACGATCCTGTGCCTCTACCTGATCGGCGACGGGCTCCGCGACGCGCTTGACCCCCGCCTGCGTGGACTGGGCGGAGGACGCCCCAGGCACTGA
- a CDS encoding S8 family serine peptidase has protein sequence MLQLFAFASPSPALADDGDRRSTLDKASRERVAQATVDGAPNVTLLIATDDLASPAVVMALQGLGGTIKYHDKALGYVRVSVPTVNVDRATQLKGVRGAEVDSLIPLPAPRPEAEDSATLVDPPGPTTPKQNAYMPTRDIGAPQFVAAHPKFDGRGVTIGILDTGIDLVHPALKTTTTGERKIVDWVTYTHPTDDGDPTWLIMNTVIDVPASGSFTVGGRTYTGAAPGHYRFAEFNEASLGDGSEYDIGCGSDLNRNGVCGDSFAVLWDDRGDSVIVDSNGDGSFADETPMRPYGRQNADHNFSGDQGQSSNSGNSNDESFDVGSFGRDNPATPIRESVPFVVQIERAFNAINIGIVSGAHGTHVAGIAAGNGFFGGAYDGAAPGAKIVSVRVCLFVSGCTAHALIEGMIYAVKVAKVDVVNMSIGGLPALNDGNNPRAIIYNDLIQKYGVQMFISAGNSGPGINTVGDPSVATKVMSVGAYWTKETVLANYGNDVPSAEALHDFSSRGPREDGFTKPQIVTPGSAVSSIPQWQSQAGQCVAYTCSYGYAMFNGTSMAAPEATGGAALLLSAAKQRDVSHKPAQLRQAIMSSARFISGYQAHEQGPGLFRVGAAWDLLSSSDGESENGIKTVEITSAVPTHTVLSPFLATPGMGTGIHEREGITTGQSKTLTYAFTRTSGGQGTYNVSFLGDSSAFTAGAATITLRNGVPATLVVTFNAQAAAGVYSALLRLDDPTTVGIDYQILNTVVVHNPLSATTGYTQTISGSAARFETNEPKIFFNVPSGTTAVQFTVTRTNGGRIAVTCVDPRGIPLATTGATPCGAGFFGPTGSATRTSTVTNPRAGVWEIALRASRAAAVPNSTFTVTATAYRASFAPASWTKTPTTVGVAATQGFTITNEFAAGTLGTTGSTFASTRAIEPTIAHGTLQQYEFEVPAATTALTVAIMQLVSSDPSADLDLYVFRCTAPTRPRVCTPMGQSATGAFAESVTIADPAAGTWVALVDGFDVPLGTTTFGYTDTFTNAIYGGVTITAGSGFANRPAGGTFSVTASGTAASNPGAGRFLRGSVNVRIGSVTGAIIGSARVEFRDITP, from the coding sequence GTGCTGCAGTTATTCGCTTTCGCGTCACCATCCCCGGCACTCGCCGACGATGGCGACCGACGCTCGACTCTGGATAAGGCCAGCCGCGAGCGTGTCGCGCAGGCGACGGTCGACGGCGCGCCGAACGTCACACTGCTAATCGCGACCGATGACCTCGCATCGCCAGCTGTCGTCATGGCTTTGCAAGGCCTGGGCGGCACCATCAAGTACCACGACAAAGCACTCGGCTACGTCCGTGTTTCGGTGCCGACGGTCAACGTCGACCGCGCCACACAGCTGAAGGGTGTACGTGGCGCCGAGGTCGATTCGCTCATTCCGCTCCCGGCTCCCCGCCCTGAGGCCGAGGACAGCGCCACGCTAGTCGACCCACCGGGGCCAACGACGCCGAAGCAGAACGCCTACATGCCCACACGCGACATCGGCGCACCGCAGTTCGTCGCTGCGCACCCGAAGTTCGACGGGCGCGGGGTCACGATCGGCATCCTCGACACGGGGATCGATCTCGTCCACCCGGCCCTCAAGACCACGACCACCGGCGAGCGCAAGATCGTTGACTGGGTGACGTACACGCATCCCACCGACGACGGCGACCCGACCTGGCTGATCATGAATACGGTCATCGACGTACCAGCCAGTGGAAGCTTCACGGTCGGCGGTCGCACGTATACCGGTGCTGCTCCCGGCCACTACCGGTTCGCCGAGTTCAATGAGGCGAGCCTTGGCGACGGCAGCGAGTACGACATCGGATGCGGTTCGGATCTCAACCGCAACGGTGTCTGCGGCGACAGCTTCGCCGTCCTCTGGGACGACCGCGGCGACTCGGTCATCGTCGACAGCAACGGTGACGGAAGCTTCGCCGATGAGACGCCGATGCGTCCATACGGCCGGCAGAACGCCGACCACAACTTCAGCGGCGATCAGGGACAGTCTTCCAACTCGGGCAACAGCAACGACGAGTCGTTCGACGTCGGCTCCTTCGGCAGAGACAACCCGGCGACACCGATCCGCGAATCGGTGCCGTTCGTGGTGCAGATCGAGCGCGCATTCAACGCGATCAACATCGGCATCGTCTCCGGCGCGCACGGCACGCATGTCGCCGGCATCGCGGCGGGTAACGGGTTCTTCGGCGGTGCCTACGACGGCGCAGCCCCCGGCGCGAAGATCGTCTCGGTGCGCGTCTGCCTGTTCGTCTCGGGCTGCACGGCTCACGCGCTCATCGAGGGCATGATCTACGCCGTCAAGGTCGCAAAGGTCGACGTCGTCAACATGAGTATCGGCGGACTGCCCGCGCTCAATGACGGCAACAATCCGCGCGCCATCATCTACAACGACCTGATCCAGAAATATGGCGTCCAGATGTTCATCTCGGCCGGCAACAGCGGTCCCGGTATCAACACCGTCGGTGACCCTTCGGTCGCAACGAAGGTCATGAGCGTCGGGGCCTACTGGACCAAGGAGACTGTGCTCGCGAACTACGGCAACGACGTGCCGAGCGCCGAGGCGCTGCACGACTTCTCGTCGCGCGGCCCGCGCGAGGACGGCTTCACGAAGCCGCAGATCGTCACGCCCGGTTCAGCGGTGTCCAGCATTCCGCAGTGGCAGTCGCAGGCCGGACAGTGTGTGGCGTACACCTGCTCTTACGGCTACGCGATGTTCAACGGCACGTCGATGGCGGCGCCCGAGGCGACCGGTGGCGCGGCGCTGCTGCTCTCCGCGGCGAAGCAGCGCGACGTCTCGCACAAGCCCGCGCAGCTCCGCCAAGCGATCATGTCCTCTGCCCGCTTCATTAGCGGCTACCAGGCCCACGAGCAGGGACCGGGCCTCTTCCGCGTGGGCGCGGCGTGGGACCTGCTGTCATCCTCCGATGGCGAGTCGGAGAACGGCATCAAGACGGTCGAGATCACGTCGGCCGTCCCCACGCACACGGTACTTAGTCCCTTCCTCGCCACGCCCGGCATGGGCACGGGCATCCATGAGCGTGAAGGCATCACCACCGGCCAATCGAAGACCCTCACCTACGCCTTCACGCGGACGAGCGGCGGCCAGGGAACGTACAACGTCAGCTTCCTCGGAGATTCATCCGCATTCACGGCAGGGGCGGCGACAATCACGCTAAGGAACGGTGTGCCCGCGACGCTTGTGGTGACCTTCAATGCACAGGCGGCGGCCGGGGTGTACAGCGCTCTCTTGCGGCTCGATGACCCGACCACGGTGGGCATCGACTATCAGATCCTCAACACCGTCGTTGTCCACAATCCGCTCTCCGCTACGACGGGTTACACGCAAACGATCTCCGGCAGCGCGGCACGATTTGAGACGAATGAGCCGAAGATCTTCTTCAACGTTCCGAGCGGCACCACAGCCGTCCAGTTCACCGTGACCCGCACGAACGGCGGACGCATCGCGGTCACGTGCGTCGACCCACGTGGCATCCCGCTGGCGACGACGGGAGCGACGCCCTGCGGCGCCGGATTCTTCGGACCGACCGGTAGCGCTACGCGCACATCAACCGTCACCAACCCACGCGCTGGCGTCTGGGAGATCGCACTCCGGGCCTCGCGTGCCGCCGCGGTCCCGAACTCGACCTTCACTGTCACTGCGACGGCGTACAGGGCGAGCTTCGCGCCCGCATCGTGGACGAAGACGCCGACCACGGTCGGCGTGGCGGCCACCCAAGGGTTCACGATCACGAACGAGTTCGCTGCGGGCACTCTCGGCACGACGGGCTCGACTTTCGCGAGCACGCGCGCCATCGAACCGACGATCGCGCATGGGACACTGCAGCAATACGAGTTCGAAGTTCCCGCGGCTACGACCGCGCTAACTGTCGCGATCATGCAGCTGGTCAGCAGCGATCCTTCAGCGGACCTCGATCTGTATGTATTCCGGTGCACAGCTCCGACGCGTCCACGCGTGTGCACACCGATGGGCCAGAGCGCCACCGGGGCGTTCGCCGAGAGCGTCACCATCGCCGATCCCGCGGCCGGTACATGGGTCGCGCTCGTCGACGGGTTTGACGTACCCCTCGGCACGACGACGTTTGGCTACACCGACACCTTCACGAACGCCATCTACGGCGGGGTCACGATCACGGCCGGCAGCGGCTTCGCGAACCGTCCTGCCGGTGGCACGTTCAGCGTCACCGCCAGCGGCACAGCCGCATCCAACCCTGGCGCGGGGCGCTTCCTCCGCGGCAGCGTCAACGTCCGCATCGGGAGCGTAACTGGCGCGATCATCGGGTCGGCCCGCGTCGAGTTCCGCGACATCACGCCATAA
- a CDS encoding GNAT family N-acetyltransferase has protein sequence MSEDPAWTHERFIVLRDSVPIGYARHNHAPWDQMNKRYGRVGFELLPSERTDAQLATVFDFIEDRAHSSGTAIFAAYAREDDEPLKNWLVDRGYRQKRSSKAWELDLIAQRRALEALAAESRAKMRAAGITIQTIDREGDPEKLHKIHEMSEEAASDVPTTIPHVRQPFEVFVRWFDAPTVRLDRMWIAREGDDIVGISVLSYPPTRGNVWTDWTGTARKVRGRGVARALKLETVLQAIALGVKSVRTENDGENAPILHLNEQMGYVRIPGWIQFLKGAKP, from the coding sequence GTGAGCGAGGACCCAGCCTGGACACACGAGCGCTTCATCGTCCTTCGCGACAGCGTGCCGATCGGCTACGCGCGGCACAACCACGCGCCCTGGGATCAGATGAATAAACGCTACGGACGCGTTGGCTTCGAGCTGCTGCCATCGGAACGCACCGATGCTCAGCTGGCGACCGTGTTCGACTTCATCGAGGACCGCGCCCACTCATCTGGGACCGCGATCTTCGCGGCGTACGCCCGCGAGGACGACGAGCCTCTAAAGAACTGGCTCGTTGACCGCGGGTACCGTCAGAAACGCAGCAGCAAGGCCTGGGAGCTGGACCTGATCGCGCAGCGTCGCGCGCTCGAAGCTTTAGCCGCCGAAAGCCGCGCGAAGATGCGCGCCGCGGGCATCACCATCCAGACCATCGATCGCGAGGGCGATCCCGAGAAGCTCCACAAGATCCACGAGATGAGCGAAGAGGCCGCGTCGGACGTCCCGACGACCATTCCCCATGTGCGTCAGCCCTTCGAGGTCTTCGTGCGCTGGTTCGATGCGCCGACGGTCCGACTAGATCGCATGTGGATCGCGCGCGAAGGTGACGACATCGTCGGCATCTCTGTGCTCTCGTACCCGCCGACGCGCGGCAACGTGTGGACCGACTGGACCGGCACGGCGCGCAAGGTCCGCGGCCGTGGCGTCGCGCGCGCGCTCAAGCTCGAAACCGTGCTGCAGGCGATCGCGCTCGGCGTGAAGAGCGTTCGCACCGAGAACGACGGCGAGAACGCGCCGATCCTTCACTTGAACGAGCAGATGGGCTACGTCCGGATCCCCGGCTGGATCCAGTTCTTGAAGGGCGCGAAGCCCTAG
- a CDS encoding ABC transporter permease produces MSRFILRRLVQAVPTLFGIMLLTFLLTRLSPADPVDFIIGGSTDVTAEQREEIRESYGLNRPLPVQFVDWAWDMMRLDFGKSFYSHRPAIQLIAERIPNSLQLAVVGFVVALTIGIPLGVVAALARGSPADHGIRVLSVVLNAVPDFFLGLLFVLILGVQLRWFPIGSMNTIGTDCTLCWDRAWHMVGPVLLYANGGIATYPRYLRTEMLEILGQDFVRTARSKGLRERWVVLRHVLRNALIPIVSLFGGILTIVIGGSVVVEQIFTWPGLGRLLFEAANNKDYPVVQAAVIIGSVLLLASYILRDIAYAWVDPRIKVR; encoded by the coding sequence GTGAGCCGATTCATCCTCAGGCGGCTGGTTCAGGCGGTCCCGACGTTGTTCGGGATCATGCTGCTGACCTTTCTTCTCACCCGGCTGTCACCGGCGGATCCGGTGGACTTCATCATCGGTGGTTCGACCGACGTCACCGCCGAACAGCGCGAGGAGATCCGCGAGAGCTACGGGCTCAATCGGCCGTTGCCGGTCCAGTTCGTCGACTGGGCGTGGGACATGATGCGGCTCGACTTCGGAAAGTCCTTCTACTCCCATCGTCCGGCGATCCAGCTCATCGCCGAACGCATCCCCAACAGCCTGCAGCTTGCGGTCGTGGGATTCGTCGTGGCGCTCACGATCGGGATCCCGCTCGGCGTCGTTGCCGCGCTCGCCCGCGGCAGCCCGGCCGACCACGGCATCCGCGTCCTGTCGGTCGTCTTGAACGCTGTTCCGGACTTCTTCCTCGGGCTGCTCTTCGTGCTGATCCTCGGTGTGCAGCTGCGCTGGTTCCCGATCGGCAGCATGAACACGATCGGAACGGACTGCACGCTCTGTTGGGACCGCGCCTGGCACATGGTCGGTCCGGTGCTGCTCTACGCCAATGGAGGCATCGCGACCTATCCTCGCTACCTCCGAACAGAGATGCTCGAGATCCTCGGACAGGATTTCGTGCGCACCGCCCGGAGCAAGGGCCTACGAGAGCGTTGGGTGGTCCTCCGACACGTGCTGCGCAACGCGCTCATCCCGATCGTGTCGCTGTTCGGAGGGATCCTCACGATCGTGATCGGCGGCTCGGTGGTGGTGGAGCAGATCTTCACCTGGCCGGGACTCGGGCGTCTGCTCTTCGAGGCGGCGAATAACAAGGACTACCCGGTGGTGCAAGCGGCGGTGATCATCGGCAGTGTCCTCCTCCTCGCGTCGTACATCCTCCGTGACATCGCCTACGCCTGGGTCGACCCGCGCATCAAGGTGCGGTGA
- a CDS encoding trypsin-like peptidase domain-containing protein — MATEIRRPANADSDPASALLDAYSQAVIRVVERVTPAVAHVRRGQGGGSGLVITPDGYVLTNAHVVEGAVEVEVAFAEGATYRAPVVGADAATDLALVRVLGPSLPAAELGDSDALRVGQLVIAIGDPLGLQSTVTTGVVSALGRSLRAKDGRIIENVIQTDAALNPGNSGGPLVDTHGKVVGVNTAINAMAQGIAFAIPAATARLVATALIRDGRVRRAYLGISGAATPIGRQLSLSLGLGAESGIRVLEVTPNSPARRAGIREGDILVALDGSALPTLSDLQRVLGGDRIGAATLITTVRRGEKVVLSITPEEAR; from the coding sequence ATGGCGACCGAGATCCGGCGCCCGGCCAACGCGGACTCCGATCCAGCCAGCGCGCTGCTGGACGCCTACTCGCAGGCGGTCATCCGCGTCGTGGAGCGCGTGACCCCGGCGGTCGCGCACGTGCGGCGCGGCCAGGGCGGCGGCAGCGGTCTGGTGATCACACCGGATGGGTACGTGCTCACCAATGCGCACGTGGTCGAGGGTGCCGTCGAGGTCGAGGTGGCGTTCGCAGAAGGCGCGACCTATCGCGCCCCGGTCGTCGGCGCCGACGCGGCCACCGATCTTGCCCTCGTGCGCGTGCTCGGTCCCTCTCTTCCCGCGGCCGAACTAGGCGACTCCGACGCGCTCCGCGTCGGTCAGCTGGTGATCGCGATCGGAGATCCGCTCGGTCTGCAGTCGACCGTGACGACGGGTGTGGTGAGCGCGCTTGGACGTTCTCTGCGCGCGAAGGATGGCCGCATCATCGAGAACGTCATCCAGACCGACGCCGCGCTCAACCCGGGCAACTCGGGCGGCCCGCTGGTCGACACGCACGGCAAGGTGGTCGGCGTGAATACTGCGATCAACGCCATGGCGCAGGGCATCGCATTCGCTATCCCGGCCGCCACCGCACGCCTCGTGGCCACCGCCCTCATCCGTGACGGACGTGTCCGCCGCGCCTATCTCGGCATCTCTGGCGCGGCGACGCCGATCGGCCGGCAGCTGTCACTTTCGCTTGGACTCGGCGCGGAGTCGGGCATCCGCGTGCTCGAGGTGACGCCGAACTCGCCGGCGCGACGCGCGGGCATCCGCGAGGGCGACATTCTCGTCGCGCTCGACGGTTCAGCGCTTCCAACGTTGTCCGATCTGCAGCGCGTGTTGGGCGGGGACCGTATCGGCGCTGCGACTCTCATCACCACGGTGCGCCGCGGCGAGAAGGTCGTCCTCAGCATCACGCCTGAGGAGGCGCGCTAG
- a CDS encoding thioredoxin family protein — translation MALDRARWDHGITYDAFKAAMTRNQERFAQNEDRVTLDPETLHVFTALPRKLRVLVLAEDWCGDVVANLPVLGRLAKEVSTLDVRVFYRDQNLDLMERWLNQGKYQSIPVFVFFDQDFRELGHWIERPASVTERRAKERKRIFEAHPEFGSPDAPVDQLPEEVRARLQAELQTMREETVPFANAEVQRELRELVSAVAV, via the coding sequence ATGGCACTCGACAGAGCGCGCTGGGATCACGGCATCACGTACGACGCGTTCAAGGCGGCGATGACGCGCAACCAGGAGCGGTTCGCTCAGAACGAAGACCGCGTCACGCTCGACCCCGAGACGCTGCACGTCTTCACAGCCCTCCCACGGAAGCTTCGTGTCCTCGTCCTCGCGGAGGATTGGTGCGGTGACGTCGTGGCCAACCTCCCGGTCCTGGGCCGGCTGGCGAAAGAGGTCTCGACGCTCGACGTACGCGTCTTCTACCGCGACCAGAACCTCGACCTGATGGAGCGCTGGCTCAACCAAGGGAAGTACCAGTCGATCCCGGTCTTCGTGTTCTTCGACCAGGACTTCCGCGAGCTCGGCCACTGGATCGAGCGCCCGGCGTCGGTGACCGAGCGTCGCGCCAAGGAGCGAAAACGCATCTTCGAGGCGCACCCGGAATTCGGCTCCCCTGACGCTCCGGTCGACCAGCTGCCCGAGGAGGTCCGCGCGCGGCTCCAGGCCGAGCTCCAGACGATGCGTGAGGAGACCGTCCCGTTCGCGAACGCCGAAGTGCAGCGCGAGTTGCGGGAGCTCGTCAGCGCGGTGGCGGTGTGA
- a CDS encoding ABC transporter substrate-binding protein — protein sequence MSRFAVVFITVVLVGAACASQTSQTPAPSVVDKPVAGGRIVDGFTSDIKTLQPVLSSDTASSGVWGWIYLSLTRNDPDTGEVVGRLAEKYELSADGLTLTYTLRDNLVWSDGTAFTGEDYKYTAEAVMRSKKTIRKGTFDNVAGAKDYADGKIDGISGIQVGNNGKTITIRFTKVFCPAVSQMGGAGAGGIIPKHMFSKYWDSKTTDTTKNIDDNTMNMEPAVSMGPFLFKEYKPGDHVTLVRNEKYYAGAPLIEEYYIKFYADSTAITNALKVGEVSYSGVDPKDYEELSKVDTLKGFRFPSFSNGYIGWNPNNPKAPWLASKEVRQALWYGLNVNQIIDKVIFGYGKPVFANTLPTMWAYDDTGLNKYAYDQKKAKDLLEKAGAKMGSDGVYRWTDGQPIKMKIETNSDSNTRTTILQIAQEQYAQIGVKIDPLLESFQALTERTRFSKPDWEGVILGIAYGTDPDPYGVWHSSQATSTGLNRVGWSKGDALITAQRDGPDCSQAARKRVIAQHDKLLNDEAPWTFLYNSDNLVFSNKQMQNFDPRPFSSGSAWNIEKWWIKR from the coding sequence ATGAGTCGTTTCGCTGTGGTCTTCATCACTGTCGTGCTGGTCGGTGCGGCCTGCGCTTCGCAGACGAGCCAGACCCCCGCTCCGTCGGTGGTCGACAAGCCCGTCGCCGGTGGCCGGATCGTCGATGGCTTCACCTCCGACATCAAAACGCTGCAGCCGGTCCTATCGTCCGACACGGCTTCGTCGGGTGTCTGGGGCTGGATCTACCTCAGCCTGACGCGCAACGATCCCGATACGGGCGAGGTCGTCGGGCGCCTCGCCGAGAAGTACGAGCTCAGTGCCGACGGCCTGACGCTCACGTACACGCTCCGCGACAACCTTGTCTGGAGCGACGGCACGGCGTTCACCGGCGAGGACTACAAGTACACGGCCGAAGCGGTCATGCGCAGCAAGAAGACCATTCGCAAGGGGACGTTCGACAACGTGGCCGGGGCGAAGGACTACGCGGATGGCAAGATCGACGGCATCAGCGGGATCCAGGTCGGGAACAACGGCAAGACGATCACGATCAGATTCACGAAGGTGTTCTGCCCGGCGGTGAGCCAGATGGGCGGCGCCGGCGCCGGCGGCATCATCCCCAAGCACATGTTCAGCAAGTACTGGGACAGCAAGACGACCGACACCACGAAGAACATCGACGACAACACGATGAACATGGAGCCGGCGGTATCGATGGGGCCGTTCCTGTTCAAGGAATACAAGCCGGGCGATCACGTGACGCTCGTGCGCAACGAGAAGTACTACGCGGGCGCGCCACTGATCGAGGAGTACTACATCAAGTTCTACGCGGACTCGACCGCGATCACGAACGCGCTCAAGGTGGGCGAGGTCAGTTACAGCGGGGTCGACCCGAAGGATTACGAGGAGCTCTCCAAGGTCGACACGCTGAAAGGGTTCAGATTCCCGAGCTTCAGCAATGGGTACATCGGCTGGAACCCCAACAACCCGAAGGCACCGTGGCTCGCGAGCAAGGAGGTCCGTCAAGCGCTGTGGTACGGACTCAACGTGAACCAGATCATCGACAAGGTGATCTTCGGTTACGGCAAGCCGGTGTTCGCGAACACGTTGCCAACAATGTGGGCGTACGACGACACGGGGCTGAACAAGTACGCGTATGACCAAAAGAAGGCAAAGGACCTGCTCGAGAAGGCCGGAGCGAAGATGGGCTCGGACGGCGTCTACCGCTGGACCGACGGACAGCCGATCAAGATGAAGATCGAGACGAATTCCGACAGCAACACGCGCACGACGATCCTGCAGATCGCTCAGGAGCAATACGCGCAGATCGGCGTCAAGATCGATCCGCTGTTGGAATCGTTCCAAGCGCTCACGGAGCGCACGCGCTTCAGCAAGCCTGACTGGGAAGGCGTCATCCTGGGGATCGCCTACGGCACGGACCCCGATCCGTATGGCGTGTGGCATTCCAGCCAGGCGACCTCGACCGGCCTGAACCGCGTTGGCTGGAGCAAGGGCGACGCGCTCATCACCGCGCAACGCGACGGGCCGGACTGCAGTCAAGCGGCTCGGAAGCGAGTGATCGCGCAACACGACAAGCTGCTGAACGATGAAGCGCCGTGGACTTTCTTGTACAACTCGGACAACTTGGTGTTCTCGAACAAGCAGATGCAGAACTTCGACCCCAGACCCTTCAGCTCTGGGTCGGCGTGGAATATCGAAAAGTGGTGGATCAAGCGCTGA
- a CDS encoding MFS transporter, giving the protein MRVAVALLSLSAVAFGFTYSDHAPLIPLVSVDFRLDDLGAGLLSTALFLAYMATTLLTTGLGERVGPKRMVGAGLAVCAVGTVIFAASPSYSVALVAKVTQGIGSALAFVAGARYLAGLYRERRNHFALGLYGAGYPLGSALALIAMPTLAGTLGGWRGAFWAEAAFVGGVAIAWWRAPSVPRVPRPGNIRDALRCPNCWWTSLQHAAGFGLGIASGTWITVYLLREFRLPLELSGVLGSLLLLLAVVTRPVGGWLLAREHLPARRVMRIGDLAIVAGVALLAIPERPLPIALGGAILVGIGVGLPYSAVFNTAAASLPAAPGAAQGLAAIGGTAGVMVTAPAMGYAVQTFGFWSAWLFVGAVSAVAFVGTAFMRGEEELT; this is encoded by the coding sequence GTGCGCGTGGCCGTCGCCCTTCTCTCGCTCAGCGCGGTCGCGTTCGGATTCACGTATTCGGACCACGCGCCGCTCATCCCACTCGTGTCGGTCGACTTCCGGCTCGACGACCTCGGCGCGGGTCTGCTCTCGACGGCGCTGTTCCTGGCGTACATGGCGACCACGCTCCTCACGACCGGCTTAGGCGAGCGGGTCGGTCCGAAACGCATGGTCGGCGCTGGGCTCGCCGTGTGCGCGGTCGGCACGGTGATCTTCGCTGCCTCACCGAGCTACAGCGTCGCGCTCGTGGCCAAGGTGACGCAAGGCATCGGTTCGGCACTCGCGTTCGTCGCCGGCGCTCGTTACCTGGCCGGGCTCTATCGAGAGCGCCGCAATCACTTCGCGCTCGGTCTCTATGGCGCTGGCTATCCACTGGGGAGCGCGCTTGCACTCATCGCGATGCCGACCCTCGCGGGCACGCTTGGCGGCTGGCGTGGCGCGTTCTGGGCCGAAGCAGCGTTCGTCGGTGGAGTCGCGATCGCGTGGTGGCGCGCGCCGTCGGTGCCGCGCGTGCCGCGCCCCGGGAACATCCGCGACGCGCTGCGCTGCCCCAACTGTTGGTGGACGAGCCTGCAGCACGCCGCCGGGTTCGGGCTCGGCATCGCCTCCGGCACGTGGATCACCGTGTATCTCCTGCGCGAGTTCCGCCTCCCTCTCGAGCTCTCGGGCGTGCTCGGCTCGCTCCTCCTTCTCCTGGCGGTGGTGACGCGACCAGTCGGCGGGTGGCTTCTCGCGCGCGAGCACCTGCCGGCGCGACGGGTGATGCGCATCGGCGATCTCGCGATCGTCGCCGGCGTCGCGCTGCTCGCGATCCCGGAACGCCCGCTACCGATCGCGCTCGGTGGCGCGATCCTCGTGGGTATCGGTGTGGGTCTGCCCTACTCGGCGGTGTTCAATACCGCCGCGGCATCGCTGCCCGCCGCTCCCGGTGCGGCCCAGGGTCTGGCGGCGATCGGCGGGACGGCGGGGGTGATGGTGACCGCGCCCGCGATGGGTTACGCCGTGCAGACCTTTGGCTTCTGGTCCGCTTGGCTCTTCGTCGGTGCCGTGTCCGCCGTCGCGTTCGTCGGGACCGCGTTCATGCGCGGTGAGGAGGAGCTGACGTGA
- a CDS encoding Rdx family protein, translating into MTGRPVRVKITYCAECGYEPQALELTKALMYEFGAQLSAIELIPWESGTFDVSVDGQLVHSMGRDGGFPERGLIGDAVRAAARDV; encoded by the coding sequence GTGACCGGGCGACCGGTCAGGGTCAAGATCACCTACTGCGCCGAATGCGGGTACGAGCCACAGGCTCTCGAGCTCACGAAGGCGCTCATGTACGAATTCGGCGCGCAGCTCTCGGCGATCGAGCTCATCCCGTGGGAGTCGGGCACGTTCGACGTTTCAGTCGACGGCCAACTCGTCCACTCGATGGGGCGCGACGGTGGATTTCCTGAACGAGGCCTGATAGGCGACGCTGTCCGCGCCGCGGCGAGAGACGTTTAG